The following proteins come from a genomic window of Halorussus halophilus:
- a CDS encoding DUF7504 family protein → MCGEVGRGSPEAAARFRHRLSTLKQNGSNILVVGTDALPVACERLLGESDAKPRRRLLVTTDATPTTARARLEAVRARTARDSATILDWDGVSRGTSADGPGESSVRVAPVEADLDALETAVEEAIETFEADSGPLSPAELRVCFDSLTPLVGEYERRDLRRFLLRLSETVTGVNGMAHYHVSATFDSEVVRSLRPLFDAVVEVRRDDEQVEQRWHLVDEDITTEWLPL, encoded by the coding sequence ATGTGTGGGGAGGTAGGAAGGGGGAGTCCCGAAGCGGCAGCGAGGTTTCGGCATCGACTCTCGACGCTCAAGCAGAACGGGAGCAACATCTTGGTCGTCGGGACCGACGCACTGCCGGTGGCGTGCGAACGCTTGCTGGGCGAGTCAGACGCGAAGCCGCGGCGTCGGCTTCTCGTGACGACCGACGCGACGCCCACGACCGCTCGCGCTCGACTCGAAGCGGTTCGAGCGCGGACGGCCAGGGATTCGGCGACGATTCTCGACTGGGACGGCGTGTCCCGTGGTACGTCCGCCGACGGACCCGGCGAGTCGTCGGTCCGCGTCGCGCCTGTCGAGGCTGACTTGGATGCCTTGGAGACCGCCGTCGAGGAAGCTATCGAGACGTTCGAAGCGGATTCTGGCCCGCTATCGCCCGCAGAGTTGCGCGTCTGTTTCGACTCGCTGACGCCGCTGGTCGGCGAGTACGAACGGCGAGACCTCCGTCGGTTCCTGCTCAGACTCTCCGAGACGGTGACGGGGGTCAACGGGATGGCCCACTACCACGTCTCGGCAACGTTCGACTCCGAAGTCGTCCGCTCGCTCCGACCGCTGTTCGACGCAGTCGTCGAAGTTCGTCGGGACGACGAGCAGGTAGAGCAACGTTGGCACCTCGTGGACGAGGACATCACGACCGAGTGGTTGCCGCTGTAG
- a CDS encoding NADH:flavin oxidoreductase/NADH oxidase, with protein sequence MSEDLFAPLSIRETTVRNRVMVSPMCQYSCDEDGLATDWHETHLGSRATGGAGIVMTEATAIEPRGRISPNDLGIWSDDHADALAPIAEFAKDRGATPAIQLAHAGRKASKTPPWDGSEPLQPDEGGWETLAPSAKPYPFEDATPPRTRKMTRNDIDGLKEDFVAAAERARDAGFEIAEVHAAHGYLLHEFLSPVTNQRDDEYGGDFEGRTRLVREITEEVRGVWPDDKPVFVRVSATDWLPDRESWTVEDTAELAPLLAEVGADLVDVSAGGIHPDQQIPSSGPNYQVPYAERVSENTDALVGAVGGITEPKQADALIRNDRADLAIVGREHLRDPYFTLHAAEELDAGDRVEWPIQYRRAVGK encoded by the coding sequence ATGAGCGAGGACCTGTTCGCGCCGTTGTCGATTCGAGAGACGACCGTCCGCAATCGAGTGATGGTCTCGCCGATGTGCCAGTACTCCTGTGACGAAGACGGCCTCGCAACCGACTGGCACGAGACACACCTCGGGAGTCGGGCAACGGGCGGGGCCGGAATCGTCATGACGGAAGCGACTGCCATCGAACCGCGCGGGCGCATCTCACCGAACGACCTCGGCATCTGGAGCGACGACCACGCCGACGCGCTCGCCCCGATTGCAGAGTTCGCCAAAGACCGAGGAGCAACCCCTGCTATCCAACTCGCCCACGCCGGACGCAAGGCGAGCAAGACGCCCCCGTGGGACGGCAGCGAACCACTGCAACCCGACGAGGGCGGGTGGGAGACACTCGCCCCGAGCGCGAAGCCGTACCCCTTCGAGGACGCGACGCCACCCCGAACCAGAAAGATGACCCGCAACGACATCGACGGCCTCAAGGAGGATTTCGTCGCCGCCGCCGAGCGCGCCCGAGACGCTGGCTTCGAAATCGCGGAGGTCCACGCCGCCCACGGCTACCTCCTCCACGAGTTCCTCTCGCCCGTGACGAACCAGCGCGACGACGAGTACGGCGGCGACTTCGAAGGCCGCACGAGACTCGTGCGCGAGATAACCGAGGAAGTTCGGGGCGTCTGGCCCGACGACAAACCAGTCTTCGTGCGCGTCTCCGCCACCGACTGGCTCCCGGACCGCGAGTCGTGGACCGTCGAGGACACCGCTGAACTCGCGCCACTGCTCGCCGAAGTCGGCGCGGACCTCGTGGACGTGAGCGCGGGGGGCATCCACCCCGACCAGCAGATTCCCAGTTCAGGGCCGAACTACCAAGTGCCCTACGCGGAGCGAGTTAGCGAGAACACCGACGCGCTGGTCGGCGCAGTCGGCGGCATCACCGAACCGAAGCAGGCCGACGCCCTGATTCGCAACGACCGCGCGGACCTCGCCATCGTCGGCCGCGAGCATCTTCGAGACCCGTACTTCACGCTCCACGCCGCCGAGGAACTGGACGCTGGCGACAGGGTAGAGTGGCCGATTCAGTACCGACGCGCAGTCGGGAAGTAA
- the dpsA gene encoding DNA starvation/stationary phase protection protein DpsA produces the protein MSQQRQVLQQAGTLESNPVRLDAEKAEQVVEALNADLAATYVLYHQLKKHHWNVAGPQYRELHLFLGTAAEDAEENADELAERIQALGGVPVSGPAAIERHSPVPFEGDDVYDVRSSLENDLTAYGDIIETVSSHIELAESLGDHATGELLRQQLLEIENYAHEIDHFLAHDSLTMW, from the coding sequence ATGAGTCAACAGCGGCAGGTACTGCAACAGGCGGGCACGCTCGAATCGAATCCCGTTCGTCTAGACGCCGAGAAGGCCGAACAGGTGGTCGAAGCACTGAACGCGGACCTCGCGGCGACCTACGTCCTCTACCACCAACTGAAGAAACATCACTGGAACGTCGCGGGACCGCAGTATCGCGAGTTGCATCTGTTTCTCGGGACGGCTGCCGAGGACGCCGAGGAGAACGCCGACGAACTCGCCGAGCGGATTCAGGCGCTCGGCGGCGTCCCGGTCAGCGGTCCGGCGGCCATCGAACGCCACAGTCCGGTCCCGTTCGAGGGCGACGACGTGTACGACGTTCGCAGTTCGCTGGAGAACGACCTCACCGCCTACGGCGACATCATCGAGACCGTTTCCAGTCACATCGAACTGGCGGAAAGTTTGGGCGACCACGCGACAGGCGAACTCCTGCGCCAACAACTGCTCGAAATCGAGAACTACGCCCACGAAATCGACCACTTCCTCGCACACGACTCGCTGACGATGTGGTAG
- a CDS encoding Cdc6/Cdc18 family protein — protein sequence MGSFDFVREYSPYTNREALLDDYTPQVLVGRDDELDEYHGALQPAIYGEQPDNIFLYGKAGVGKTAATRFLLNKLVENAEQYEDLTIRTEIINCDGLNSSYRVASHLVNSIRDPSNHISETGYSRSQVYDIMWDELDDYGGIILIVLDEIDHLKDDSILYQLSRARENENLTEARIGLIGISNDLTFRDSLSPKVRSSLCERAISFSTYDANELRAVLDQRRKVAFKPDVLTDDVVPLCAAFGAQESGDARKALDLLLKAGDLAREENDEVVTEQHVRRGRELLEREQVARGIADLNDHERLVVYALATLEAEDDTPARSREIYTRYKSLSDAAGKDSLTARWLREHLDDLAMLGILNVTEINEGSAGGKYREYDLQQDLAVVLDALEETLESMGVHTSVKGYL from the coding sequence ATGGGTTCTTTCGACTTCGTCCGCGAGTACTCTCCCTATACCAATCGGGAAGCCCTCTTGGACGATTACACTCCGCAAGTACTGGTCGGCCGCGACGACGAACTGGACGAGTACCACGGTGCGCTCCAACCTGCCATCTACGGTGAACAGCCAGACAACATCTTTCTCTACGGGAAGGCAGGCGTCGGCAAGACCGCGGCGACACGCTTCCTCCTGAACAAACTCGTCGAGAACGCAGAACAGTACGAAGACCTCACTATTCGTACCGAAATCATCAACTGCGACGGTCTCAACTCCAGTTACCGAGTCGCCAGCCACCTCGTTAACTCCATCCGAGACCCCTCGAACCACATCAGCGAGACGGGCTACTCCCGCTCGCAAGTGTACGACATCATGTGGGACGAGTTGGACGACTACGGTGGCATCATCCTCATCGTACTGGACGAAATCGACCACCTGAAAGACGACTCCATCCTCTACCAACTCTCGCGTGCCCGCGAGAACGAGAACCTAACCGAAGCTCGCATCGGCCTCATCGGCATCAGCAACGACCTCACGTTCCGAGATTCGCTGTCACCGAAAGTTCGTTCTTCCCTCTGTGAACGCGCCATCTCCTTCTCGACGTACGACGCCAACGAACTCCGGGCAGTCCTCGACCAGCGCCGCAAAGTCGCGTTCAAGCCGGACGTGCTTACAGATGATGTTGTTCCCCTGTGCGCCGCGTTCGGTGCCCAAGAGTCAGGTGACGCCCGAAAGGCGCTCGATCTCCTGCTCAAGGCTGGCGACTTAGCCCGCGAGGAGAACGACGAAGTCGTCACCGAACAGCACGTCCGACGCGGCCGCGAACTGCTCGAACGCGAGCAAGTCGCCCGCGGCATCGCTGACCTCAACGACCACGAGCGACTGGTCGTCTACGCGCTGGCCACGCTCGAAGCCGAAGACGACACGCCAGCACGCTCCCGTGAAATCTACACCCGCTACAAATCTCTCTCCGACGCCGCTGGAAAGGACTCGCTGACCGCGCGCTGGCTCCGGGAACATCTGGACGACCTCGCCATGCTCGGCATCCTCAACGTCACCGAAATCAACGAAGGCTCGGCGGGCGGGAAGTACAGAGAGTACGACCTCCAACAAGACCTCGCCGTCGTCTTGGACGCGCTCGAAGAGACGCTCGAATCGATGGGCGTCCACACCAGCGTGAAAGGCTACCTCTAA
- a CDS encoding carbohydrate kinase family protein yields MSNEDASSNGDYSPDVLVAGETLVDFLPDSTGSLADVQNFSKRAGGAPANVAVGLAHLDVLPWFWTRVGADPFGDFLVRTLEGHGLSDRFVERDPEAKTTLAFVSHDENADRAFTFYRDGTADTRVEPGAVPDDVLDGVSWVYVGGVMLAEEPGRTATLDLAERATDRDCTVVFDPNARPELWSSDEEFAEAVGEMLDYADVVKATPEDLDAAGFDGVSEEDGVNPEALAQAVCDAGPHTVLLTLGDSGSFAYSTDRAPWGADAASHGGYTVEPTDTTGAGDAFTAGALAALADDELGGSEISDDHTLSSVLGFANAVAAVTTTAAGAMTALPTREEVRRFRDLE; encoded by the coding sequence ATGTCGAACGAAGACGCTTCCTCGAACGGGGACTACTCGCCCGACGTACTCGTCGCCGGTGAGACGCTGGTCGATTTCCTCCCCGACAGCACCGGGTCGCTCGCCGACGTACAGAACTTCTCGAAACGCGCGGGCGGTGCCCCGGCGAACGTCGCCGTCGGGTTGGCCCACCTCGACGTACTACCGTGGTTCTGGACGCGCGTCGGCGCGGACCCGTTCGGCGACTTTTTGGTTCGCACGCTGGAGGGCCACGGGCTTTCCGACCGATTCGTCGAACGCGACCCGGAAGCGAAGACCACCCTCGCGTTCGTCAGTCACGACGAGAACGCGGATAGGGCGTTCACCTTCTACCGCGACGGTACCGCCGACACGCGCGTCGAACCCGGTGCAGTACCCGACGACGTACTCGACGGCGTGTCGTGGGTCTACGTCGGTGGCGTCATGCTCGCCGAGGAACCGGGCCGAACGGCCACGTTGGACCTCGCAGAACGCGCCACAGACCGCGACTGCACCGTCGTCTTCGACCCGAACGCGCGGCCCGAACTCTGGTCAAGCGACGAGGAATTCGCCGAAGCAGTCGGCGAGATGCTGGACTACGCCGACGTGGTGAAGGCGACGCCGGAAGACCTCGACGCCGCGGGATTCGACGGAGTAAGCGAGGAAGATGGAGTGAATCCCGAGGCGCTCGCGCAAGCGGTCTGTGACGCCGGGCCACACACCGTCCTGTTGACGCTCGGGGACTCGGGGTCGTTCGCCTACTCGACCGACCGAGCGCCGTGGGGCGCAGATGCGGCCTCACACGGCGGGTACACGGTCGAACCGACAGACACGACCGGTGCCGGTGACGCCTTCACTGCAGGCGCGCTGGCCGCACTCGCAGACGACGAACTCGGCGGTAGCGAGATTAGCGACGACCACACACTCTCGTCGGTTCTCGGGTTCGCCAACGCGGTGGCAGCAGTGACGACGACTGCGGCGGGTGCGATGACCGCACTCCCGACCCGTGAGGAGGTGCGGCGGTTCCGCGACCTGGAGTGA
- a CDS encoding carbon-nitrogen hydrolase family protein, whose product MPANPTVAACQMTVADLEPERNLAAVESRVAGLPPETDVALFPEYALTGFVSDERAEDAALSRDGPELDRLRTLATDHDCALVVGFVEDGGDAYYNATAYIDSTGSDDTPDTATTVYRKRHLWAGEREVLDPGDERVTVETPVGTTGLLTCYDLNFVGESAAFARPEIDALFVVGAWFAAHSQNWKLLLRARALDGVRWVVGAGRTGESTVGDPTQYAGRSRVVRPDGSVKAGLNRGEKDLVAALDPAVVSETREFIPIYDEQR is encoded by the coding sequence ATGCCAGCGAATCCGACGGTCGCGGCCTGCCAGATGACCGTCGCGGACCTCGAACCGGAGCGGAATCTGGCGGCCGTGGAGTCGCGCGTGGCCGGTCTTCCCCCCGAAACCGACGTTGCGTTGTTTCCCGAGTACGCGCTGACGGGGTTCGTCTCCGACGAGCGCGCCGAGGACGCCGCGCTCTCCCGAGACGGTCCGGAACTCGACAGGCTTCGAACCCTCGCCACCGACCACGACTGCGCGCTCGTCGTCGGATTCGTCGAGGACGGCGGCGATGCCTACTACAACGCTACCGCGTACATCGATTCTACTGGTTCTGACGACACCCCCGACACTGCCACGACCGTCTACCGAAAACGACACCTCTGGGCGGGAGAACGAGAAGTCCTCGACCCCGGCGACGAACGAGTCACCGTCGAGACGCCGGTCGGCACGACTGGCTTGCTCACCTGCTACGACCTGAATTTCGTCGGGGAGAGCGCGGCCTTCGCCCGCCCGGAAATCGACGCACTGTTCGTGGTAGGCGCGTGGTTCGCCGCTCACAGTCAGAACTGGAAACTGCTCTTGCGCGCCCGCGCACTCGACGGCGTTCGCTGGGTCGTCGGCGCGGGACGCACGGGCGAGAGCACCGTCGGCGACCCGACGCAGTACGCCGGGCGTTCGCGGGTGGTTCGCCCGGACGGGAGTGTCAAGGCCGGACTCAACCGCGGAGAAAAAGACCTCGTCGCTGCACTCGACCCCGCAGTGGTGTCCGAGACCCGCGAATTCATCCCGATTTACGACGAACAGCGATAG
- a CDS encoding cupredoxin domain-containing protein: MGNQQVTGEKLTRRTFLTTAAAGSLATVGSQTGSAQAETFQFGGEVQAWQGRAPESISGQSNPTMQLTAGQEYQVVWENLDGQPHNFALQDAEGNNIVSSNIISEQGATQTVTFTASEAMEQYICEVHPTTMVGDVEVTGGESGGPTGLQIPTGAYAIAVALGLAFLSPLVFAFFLFSRGGREREAEQVVR; the protein is encoded by the coding sequence ATGGGGAACCAACAAGTTACGGGGGAGAAGCTAACCCGGCGGACGTTTCTGACCACCGCCGCGGCGGGTAGTCTCGCCACAGTGGGGAGCCAAACCGGGAGCGCACAGGCAGAGACGTTCCAGTTCGGCGGCGAGGTACAGGCGTGGCAGGGTCGCGCACCGGAGTCAATTTCGGGCCAATCGAATCCGACCATGCAACTGACCGCCGGACAGGAGTACCAAGTCGTCTGGGAGAACTTAGACGGGCAACCGCACAACTTCGCGCTCCAAGATGCGGAGGGGAACAACATCGTGAGCAGCAACATCATCTCCGAGCAGGGCGCGACCCAGACGGTGACGTTCACCGCCAGCGAGGCGATGGAACAGTACATCTGTGAAGTCCATCCGACGACCATGGTCGGCGACGTCGAAGTCACGGGCGGTGAGTCGGGAGGCCCCACTGGCCTCCAAATTCCGACCGGGGCGTATGCGATTGCCGTCGCTCTCGGTTTGGCGTTTCTCTCGCCGCTCGTGTTCGCATTCTTCCTGTTCTCACGAGGAGGACGCGAACGGGAGGCCGAACAAGTCGTTCGGTGA
- a CDS encoding glycoside hydrolase 5 family protein yields the protein MASPRGRRRPTELSNVRGAVYLPQDAWNAYQFWANYESDVVERDLGYAARLGLDSVRVWSSYEYWREGASQLFDRTEHFLSTCRDHGIRPLIVLFEAPPKQPPKKSNLRNTDPASAFGVHSPSRPRILQRRNWDEGDGSPIQFSRWWATSFGEDDRLLATEIVNEPGDVRPRRDFAFDALRAVRDAAPSATLTMGTKDVRYARLYDRDDDLDVYQFHMNLPKDPAAAKFYLEKQRTAADRTDTDKPLWCTEWQRTLEEPPSRFAPNLSSLGPTVRGATADGTIDGDFFWSLMLKPAYLKTPRERGRVNGLFHADGAVYSKADAAAVATGDATGPEKIASLSGTGGGMPADELSELDVPERHAFPSSWQSHPFPYPKVGTNDSETAHPTTEFGFADASEPNDQSKSDGSRAVTQQGKSNAMTELDSDEQSETEAEGESFLNRRESFLSRLLDVLNVRGKR from the coding sequence ATGGCGAGCCCACGAGGTCGTCGGCGTCCGACCGAACTCAGTAACGTTCGCGGTGCGGTCTATCTCCCACAGGACGCGTGGAATGCCTATCAGTTCTGGGCGAACTACGAGAGCGACGTCGTCGAACGTGACCTCGGCTACGCGGCCCGATTGGGCCTCGACAGCGTTCGCGTCTGGTCGTCATACGAGTACTGGCGAGAGGGCGCATCGCAGTTGTTCGACCGCACCGAACACTTCCTCTCGACGTGCCGAGACCACGGCATCCGCCCACTCATCGTTCTCTTCGAAGCTCCGCCGAAGCAACCCCCGAAGAAATCGAACCTCCGGAACACCGACCCTGCCAGTGCGTTCGGGGTTCACTCACCCTCTAGACCCCGAATCCTCCAACGACGAAACTGGGACGAGGGCGACGGTTCGCCGATTCAGTTCTCCCGCTGGTGGGCCACTTCGTTCGGCGAAGACGACCGGTTGCTCGCCACCGAAATCGTGAACGAACCCGGCGACGTTCGCCCGCGCAGGGACTTCGCCTTCGACGCACTCCGAGCGGTTCGGGACGCCGCCCCGTCTGCTACGCTGACTATGGGGACGAAAGACGTGCGCTACGCGAGGCTGTACGACCGTGACGACGACCTCGACGTCTACCAGTTCCACATGAATCTCCCGAAGGACCCGGCCGCGGCCAAGTTCTACTTAGAGAAACAACGCACAGCCGCCGACCGGACGGACACCGACAAGCCACTCTGGTGTACCGAGTGGCAGCGCACCCTCGAAGAGCCACCGTCGAGATTCGCTCCGAATCTCTCCAGTCTCGGGCCGACCGTCCGGGGGGCAACCGCCGACGGAACTATCGACGGTGACTTCTTTTGGAGCCTGATGCTCAAACCCGCGTACCTCAAGACGCCACGAGAACGCGGGCGAGTCAACGGGCTGTTCCACGCGGACGGCGCAGTCTACTCGAAGGCCGACGCCGCGGCAGTGGCGACGGGCGACGCGACTGGACCCGAGAAGATCGCTTCGCTGTCGGGGACCGGTGGCGGCATGCCAGCGGACGAACTATCGGAACTCGACGTTCCCGAGCGGCACGCGTTTCCGTCGTCGTGGCAGTCACATCCGTTTCCCTACCCCAAGGTCGGAACGAACGACTCCGAAACGGCACACCCTACCACCGAATTCGGATTTGCTGACGCGTCGGAACCGAACGACCAATCGAAGTCGGACGGCTCCCGGGCCGTGACCCAGCAGGGCAAATCGAACGCCATGACGGAACTCGACTCGGACGAACAATCTGAGACCGAAGCGGAGGGCGAGTCGTTCCTGAATCGGCGCGAGTCCTTCCTAAGCCGACTGCTCGACGTCCTGAACGTCCGTGGAAAACGATGA
- a CDS encoding alpha,alpha-trehalose-phosphate synthase (UDP-forming) has product MGTKSKADDRESDATRTDGLVVVSNRQPYSHGYENGDVAVSRPAGGLTAGLDPVMQRASGTWVAWGDGDADRLVADADGAVEVPPGDPAYTLQRVWLDEEEVEDYYYGFANRVLWPLCHGAMGNMSYEPRYWHQYERVNRKFADATVEQAAVDSTIWFQDYHFALAPEMVRDSVPTETTLAQFWHIPWPAWDTFRACPKSGALLEGLLANDLLGFHVDRYCQNFLQCVEASVLDATIDWECGRVHHEGRTTVVESFPMGVDVSRIESLAASPEAAKYWSKFCDEQNIDSDTTVAVGVDRLDYTKGIPERLRAIEYLLENYPEYREHFVYVQKGAESRSRIPAYQQLQSDVSAAISRVNDRFATDDWQPVVSLTEYLSEAELYGLFRHSDAALVSPVRDGMNLVAKEFVSAQLESEGALLLSDLAGAHEDLGEYAYSINPYDPEEFASTIHEAVTTPGPKRRERMRRQRQLVTVYDLSAWMDDFLGTVETVRERREKRDRAESEW; this is encoded by the coding sequence ATGGGAACGAAATCGAAAGCAGACGACCGAGAGTCTGATGCAACTCGAACCGACGGGCTCGTCGTCGTCTCGAATCGCCAACCGTACAGTCACGGCTACGAGAACGGTGACGTCGCGGTCTCTCGACCCGCAGGCGGACTGACAGCCGGACTCGACCCGGTCATGCAGCGAGCGAGCGGAACGTGGGTCGCGTGGGGCGACGGCGACGCAGACCGCCTCGTCGCCGACGCCGACGGCGCGGTCGAAGTGCCGCCAGGGGACCCCGCCTACACGCTCCAGCGCGTCTGGCTCGACGAAGAGGAGGTCGAAGATTACTACTACGGGTTCGCCAACCGCGTGCTGTGGCCGCTCTGCCACGGAGCCATGGGAAACATGAGCTACGAACCCCGCTACTGGCACCAGTACGAGCGCGTCAATCGGAAGTTCGCCGACGCCACGGTCGAGCAGGCTGCGGTTGACTCGACGATTTGGTTTCAGGACTATCACTTCGCGCTCGCTCCCGAGATGGTTCGGGACTCGGTCCCGACGGAGACGACGCTGGCGCAGTTCTGGCACATCCCGTGGCCCGCGTGGGACACGTTCCGAGCGTGCCCGAAGAGTGGCGCGTTGCTCGAAGGACTGCTCGCGAACGACCTCTTGGGGTTCCACGTGGACCGCTACTGCCAGAACTTCTTGCAGTGCGTCGAAGCGTCGGTTCTGGACGCGACCATCGACTGGGAGTGCGGCCGCGTCCACCACGAGGGCAGAACGACCGTCGTGGAGTCGTTCCCGATGGGCGTGGACGTGAGTCGCATCGAGAGCCTCGCGGCGAGTCCCGAAGCCGCGAAGTACTGGAGCAAGTTCTGCGACGAGCAGAACATCGACAGCGACACGACCGTCGCGGTCGGCGTCGATAGACTCGACTACACCAAGGGCATCCCAGAGCGACTGCGGGCGATAGAGTACTTGCTGGAGAACTACCCCGAATATCGGGAGCACTTCGTCTACGTCCAGAAGGGCGCGGAGAGTCGGAGTCGGATACCGGCGTATCAGCAACTGCAGTCGGACGTGTCGGCGGCCATCTCGCGGGTCAACGACCGGTTCGCGACCGACGACTGGCAACCGGTCGTCTCGCTCACAGAGTATCTCTCGGAAGCCGAACTGTACGGGCTGTTCCGCCACTCCGACGCCGCGCTCGTCAGCCCCGTTCGGGACGGGATGAATCTCGTCGCCAAAGAGTTCGTCTCGGCCCAACTAGAGTCTGAGGGCGCGCTCTTGCTCTCGGACCTCGCGGGCGCACACGAGGACTTGGGCGAGTACGCCTACAGCATCAACCCCTACGACCCGGAGGAGTTCGCCAGCACCATCCACGAAGCGGTGACGACGCCGGGACCGAAACGCCGCGAGCGAATGCGCCGCCAGCGACAACTCGTGACCGTCTACGACCTCTCGGCGTGGATGGACGACTTTCTCGGAACTGTCGAGACAGTACGCGAACGGCGCGAGAAACGCGACCGAGCCGAGAGCGAGTGGTAG
- a CDS encoding aldehyde dehydrogenase family protein, with protein MSQQPLHRRERLYIDGEWRDADDALEVTDLADGGTFAQVAAASPEQADGALAAAQRAQAEMRETTIPQRAEWMDQIADGLLEHKEELAEVIVREAGKPISSARGEVESAAERFRRAKEEIRSMKGEFREGTTDGHEGWNAIVKHEPIGTVLAITPYNYPLATTALEVAPALAAGNCVVQKPASDTPVSAAILADVISEIGLPDGAYNFVSGRGSAIGDVLAGDDRINMVAMTGSSAAGKHVAKESGMVELHMELGGNAPAVVFPDADLDEVAGACAKGSFKYAGQRCSAVSRVLAHESVHDEVVEKIEAEMDSWQPGDLFDEDTALGPLINEGQAEWVEELVEDAVEKGAEVVRGGERDGTTFEPTLLANVPHDARIVHEEQFGPVAVVTTFEDREEAIEISNHGELALDAAVFTKDYDRAMELADKLDAGAVRINGAPSHGLGDVPFGGNKASGIGRQGLHDTIEEMVREKSIIL; from the coding sequence ATGTCACAACAACCACTCCATCGGCGCGAGCGCCTCTACATCGACGGCGAGTGGCGCGACGCCGACGACGCCCTCGAAGTCACCGACCTCGCGGACGGCGGGACGTTCGCGCAGGTCGCGGCGGCCAGCCCCGAACAGGCAGACGGCGCGCTCGCGGCGGCCCAACGCGCACAGGCCGAGATGCGCGAGACCACCATCCCCCAGCGCGCGGAGTGGATGGACCAGATTGCAGACGGCCTTCTAGAGCACAAGGAAGAACTCGCGGAGGTCATCGTCCGCGAAGCAGGCAAGCCAATCTCGTCCGCGCGCGGGGAAGTCGAGAGCGCGGCCGAACGGTTCCGCCGCGCGAAAGAAGAGATTCGCTCGATGAAGGGCGAGTTCCGCGAGGGCACCACCGACGGCCACGAGGGCTGGAACGCCATCGTCAAGCACGAGCCAATCGGCACCGTGCTGGCGATTACGCCGTACAACTACCCCCTCGCGACGACCGCTCTCGAAGTCGCACCTGCGCTGGCGGCGGGCAACTGCGTCGTCCAGAAACCCGCGAGCGACACTCCCGTGAGTGCCGCGATTCTCGCCGACGTGATTTCCGAGATTGGGCTTCCCGACGGCGCGTACAACTTCGTCTCGGGCCGCGGGAGCGCCATCGGCGACGTTCTCGCTGGCGACGACCGCATCAACATGGTTGCGATGACCGGGTCGTCGGCCGCTGGCAAGCACGTCGCCAAGGAGAGCGGCATGGTCGAACTCCACATGGAACTCGGCGGCAACGCGCCCGCCGTCGTCTTCCCGGACGCGGACTTGGACGAGGTCGCAGGCGCGTGCGCGAAAGGTTCGTTCAAGTACGCCGGACAGCGTTGCTCGGCAGTGAGTCGCGTGCTGGCACACGAGTCGGTCCACGACGAGGTAGTCGAGAAGATAGAGGCGGAGATGGATAGCTGGCAACCCGGCGACCTCTTCGACGAGGACACCGCGCTCGGGCCGCTCATCAACGAAGGACAGGCCGAGTGGGTCGAGGAACTGGTCGAGGACGCCGTCGAGAAAGGTGCGGAGGTCGTCCGCGGTGGCGAGCGCGACGGCACCACGTTCGAACCCACCCTCTTGGCGAACGTCCCCCACGACGCTCGCATCGTCCACGAAGAGCAGTTCGGCCCGGTCGCAGTCGTCACGACGTTCGAAGACCGCGAGGAAGCGATCGAAATCTCGAACCACGGCGAACTGGCTCTCGACGCCGCCGTCTTCACCAAGGACTACGACCGCGCGATGGAGCTAGCCGACAAATTGGACGCAGGTGCAGTTCGCATCAACGGCGCGCCGAGCCACGGACTCGGCGACGTGCCCTTCGGCGGGAACAAGGCCTCCGGCATCGGTCGCCAAGGGCTTCACGACACCATCGAAGAGATGGTCCGCGAGAAGAGTATCATCCTCTAA